A DNA window from Coffea arabica cultivar ET-39 chromosome 6c, Coffea Arabica ET-39 HiFi, whole genome shotgun sequence contains the following coding sequences:
- the LOC113693222 gene encoding uncharacterized protein, which translates to MSTHPESSERPATSSTDLANLGAQLSEVLNRFNELSVEMMAQRHVIDQLVASGASGEQQHAPLPPGQSEPILLPYAQISVSSQAMNPPEETFTYPTHGPSPTYAPHIQTNPPQVQISQNYPPITVSMPFEPQGPHYYATAEPFTLDTAVQGKTEVGGSSVPVDKNLLKRLDRFEEFIRKSQGVSKQGGLDYNELCLFPDMQLPVGFKAPKFTKYDGTGNPKTHLRMFANKLGRPIDDENLPVRLFPESLEGDALDWYSNLKPEDMKSWMDLSTAFVRQYEYNCELAPTRTTLEGTKRKPSEDHKTYAKRWRKLAAKVEPPMTENEIVRTFIKAHDPPYFEEIFRMTGCSFAEIVNKLEEYDEFIRAGKIVNVSALKSQLEAMQSQSGSSKKAQFKKKDEEASFVWDQGFSSRPRYQQNPTYSPRYLYQPHPRPVYNTTINHPRPRPNYPNTPSTPFHVSPPNLQIRPRPPFNPRPIPSPNPNYQYQQTRDTQNPTPYRTFTNLGRPVDQLYEQLKAAGKIGTVPPKTYPRGFPPGYDPQSFCAYHSGSPGHPTANCWALKHKIQDMIDAGDIILRRKDEQGPSVSNNPFPQHKDTVGTITIEEGIEDPTQYIVDEAEIMGVIGEPFILEEEAYKVEENTDPFILEMIPFECEPSELVVLELPEQTPVLNLQEVPWNYSEPTLLIGERKVPKKEVDAITRSGRIIGEPAVDESSKAKEGATPTKPIVTDEEAFNFLKMLKKSEYKVVEQLDKMPAQISILNLLLTSELHREALVKVLTEAQVPKNIPIDKFANVVEHVLASSRISFSDEDLTAEGIGHNKALYISVRCNGKLLPKVLIDNGSALNICPWNTLVKLGFQETKLRPSTTVVRGFDGAKSEPMGEVDLVIEIGPAQFQVMCQVMNFSSVYNILLGRPWIHTSGAIPSSLHQLLRFVVNDQLITVFAEDDCTMIVNSGPNEEDSKTSLFSSHHVADIVSVGWISKEKPVVEMNLPEASVMMAKEMIRGRYEMGKGLGRNLQGVLEPIELQGKKDTFGLGFQPTARDKKEMMNRKKAEKEGRQLIMNVPPLYCTFPYPSEVIKSEVDPIEEVEVGFSELFVGVISEREPLEEPGFPEVPIEAMKNWTQIQDESDNEEESESLLKDFEQYEEKSKPNLEETEAVNIGTETEVKEIKVSIHLNKKQRKEMIEFLTMFQDVFAWSYDDMPGISTDIVVHRLPTDPSFPPVKQKPRKFKPDMSLKIKEQIEKQLNARIIMVSHYPIWLSNPVPVPKKSGEVRVCVDYRDLNKASPKDDFPLPNIHILLDNTAGHEIESFADCFAGYHQILMAEEDREKTAFITPWGTFCYRVMPFGLKNAGATYQRTMTTLFHDMIHKEMEVYVDDIIIKSERTEDHLIDLGRLFERLRKYDLKLNPAKCAFGAPAGKLLGFIVSKKGIEIDPAKIKAIREMPVPRTQKDVKSFLGKINFIGRFIAQLTHTCEPLFKLLKKNVSLQWNEECQQAFDKIKDYLLHPPVLVPPKPGRPLIMYLSVLDEAMGCVLGQHDESGKREQAIYYLSKKFTAYEANYSFLERSCCALAWAVQKLRHYLLSHTTYLISRSDPLKYLLGKPMPTGRMAKWQMILSEFDIIFTTQKAIKGQAVADHLAENPLKDDYQPLHTYFPDEEALFVGIAEDMNDQCPEWRLFFDGASNSFGAGIGAVLVSPEGKHYPGSAKLRFSCTNNMAEYEACIFGLKMALEMEIKDLLVFSDSDLLVHQTLKEWITRDSKILPYHCNLLELANKFRSLEFRHIPRVRNVFADALATLSSMIQHPDELIIEPIQIHLQGKPAHCLVVKKSSDGRPWYNDIKEFLKTGSYPSGADMTAKSFLRRLSSKFFLNGEVVYRRTSDLGLLRCVDEDEAEYLMKEVHSGVCGSHMNGHLLAKKIMRTGYFWLTMEHDCIVFVRKCIKCQLHGDVMHTPPTELHSMTAPWPCSMWGMDVIGAIDPPASNGHQFILVAIEYFTKWVEAESYKHVTKKVVTDFLRKNIICRFGVPETLITDNAKNLNNDMVDGLCAQFKIKHRNSSIYRPQMNGAVEAANKNLKKIIRKMIERHRDWHEKLPYALMAYRTVIRTSTGTTPYNLMYGMEAVLPAEVEIPSLRILMEAKLEEAEWIQQRHEQLSLIDEKRLNAICHGQCYQKRVARAYNKRVRPRVFTEGDKVLKHILPTQEEAKGKFAPNWQGPFIIQKVLPGGALILAEMDGQVFPQPINSDMCKKFFI; encoded by the exons atgagtacccaTCCGGAATCATCTGAAAGGCCCGCAACATCATCAACTGATTTGGCAAATCTGGGAGCTCAGCTGAGCGAGGTTCTCAACCGGTTTAATGAGCTAAGTGTTGAAATGATGGCCCAACGGCATGTAATCGATCAATTGGTAGCTAGTGGCGCTAGCGGTGAGCAGCAACATGCACCCTTACCCCCGGGCCAATCTGAACCAATACTCTTACCATATGCTCAAATCTCTGTTTCTTCACAAGCTATGAATCCACCCGAAGAAACCTTTACTTATCCCACTCATGGCCCATCACCTACATATGCACCTCACATCCAAACTAATCCTCCTCAAGTCCAAATTTCCCAGAATTATCCGCCCATTACTGTGAGCATGCCTTTCGAACCACAAGGACCACATTATTACGCCACTGCTGAACCATTCACCCTAGATACCGCCGTTCAAGGGAAAACTGAAGTTGGGGGGTCGTCCGTGCCCGTGGACAAGAATTTACTAAAGAGATTGGATCGGTTCGAGGAGTTTATAAGGAAAAGCCAAGGTGTGAGCAAACAAGGAGGTTTGGACTACAACGAGCTGTGCCTGTTTCCGGATATGCAGTTGCCGGTGGGTTTCAAAGCACCCAAATTTACCAAGTACGACGGAACGGGGAATCCCAAAACCCACCTTCGGATGTTTGCAAACAAGCTGGGAAGACCAATAGACGATGAGAATCTGCCGGTACGCTTATTTCCCGAGAGTTTAGAAGGCGACGCGTTGgattggtattccaatttgaagcCTGAAGATATGAAATCTTGGATGGATTTATCGACTGCTTTTGTGAGGCAGTATGAATATAATTGTGAGCTCGCTCCGACGAGGACCACATTGGAGGGGACCAAGAGGAAGCCATCGGAGGACCATAAGACATATgcgaagagatggaggaaattggCCGCCAAAGTGGAGCCGCCTATGACTGAAAACGAGATTGTTCGCACGTTTATTAAAGCTCATGACCCACCCTACTTTGAAGAGATTTTTCGTATGACTGGGTGTTCCTTTGctgaaattgttaacaaattgGAAGAGTATGACGAGTTTATAAGGGCAGGCAAGATTGTTAATGTTTCAGCTTTAAAGTCACAGTTGGAAGCTATGCAGAGTCAGAGTGGCAGTAGTAAAAAGGCTCAATTTAAGAAGAAAGATGAGGAAGCCTCTTTTGTCTGGGACCAGGGTTTTTCTTCTCGGCCTAGATACCAACAAAATCCCACCTACTCACCTCGTTACTTATATCAACCACACCCACGCCCTGTTTACAATACCACTATCAACCACCCCCGTCCTCGACCAAATTATCCAAACACACCATCGACGCCATTTCATGTTTCCCCACCAAACTTGCAAATTAGACCTCGCCCTCCTTTTAACCCAAGACCTATTCCATCTCCTAACCCAAATTACCAGTACCAACAAACCCGTGACACCCAAAATCCAACCCCATACCGAACCTTTACCAATCTAGGTCGACCTGTTGACCAGTTATATGAGCAATTAAAAGCTGCTGGGAAGATTGGTACGGTACCCCCTAAGACCTATCCCAGGGGATTTCCCCCTGGTTATGATCCTCAATCGTTTTGCGCTTATCATTCGGGATCCCCTGGACATCCGACGGCCAATTGCTGGGCACTTaagcataaaattcaagatatgattgatgCTGGAGACATAATTCTGAGAAGGAAAGATGAACAAGGGCCAAGTGTTAGCAACAATCCTTTTCCTCAGCACAAGGATACTGTGGGAACTATCACCATAGAGGAAGGGATTGAGGACCCTACACAGTACATTGTAGACGAGGCCGAGATCATGGGGGTCATTGGAGAACCGTTTATATTGGAGGAGGAAGCCTATAAAGTTGAAGAGAATACTGATCCTTTTATTTTGGAAATGATACCCTTTGAATGTGAGCCTTCGGAACTCGTGGTACTTGAATTGCCTGAGCAAACTCCTGTTCTTAATTTACAAGAGGTCCCGTGGAATTATAGCGAACCTACACTGTTAATTGGAGAGAGGAAGGTGCCTAAGAAGGAAGTGGATGCCATCACTAGATCAGGGAGAATCATAGGGGAGCCTGCAGTTGATGAGTcctcaaaagcaaaagaaggtGCTACACCAACGAAACCCATAGTGACGGATGAAGAGGCTTTTAATTTCCTTAAGATGTTAAAGAAGAGTGAGTATAAGGTAGTCGAGCAATTGGACAAGATGCCCGCTCAAATTTCCATATTAAATCTGCTCTTAACCTCGGAACTTCACCGAGAGGCTCTGGTCAAGGTCTTAACTGAGGCTCAAGTGCCTAAAAATATTCCAATTGACAAATTCGCCAATGTAGTTGAACATGTTTTGGCTTCCAGTCGGATTTCTTTTTCTGATGAAGATCTAACTGCCGAGGGGATTGGACACAACAAAGCTTTGTATATCTCAGTCCGCTGTAACGGGAAACTCTTGCCAAAGGTTCTGATAGACAATGGCTCCGCTCTCAATATCTGCCCTTGGAATACTTTGGTTAAGTTAGGATTTCAAGAGACTAAATTGCGGCCGTCAACCACTGTGGTGAGAGGATTTGATGGCGCAAAAAGTGAACCAATGGGGGAAGTGGATTTAGTGATAGAAATCGGACCTGCCCAGTTTCAGGTCATGTGCCAAGTCATGAATTTTTCAAGTGTTTATAACATTCTCCTTGGACGGCCTTGGATTCACACCTCGGGCGCTATACCCTCTTCACTTCATCAGTTGCTGAGATTTGTGGTGAATGATCAATTGATCACAGTTTTTGCGGAGGATGATTGCACAATGATTGTTAACTCTGGACCAAATGAGGAGGATAGTAAAACATCTCTGTTTTCTTCTCACCATGTGGCTGACATTGTTTCCGTAGGATGGATATCTAAGGAGAAGCCCGTGGTGGAAATGAATCTGCCAGAAGCTAGTGttatgatggctaaagagatgatTCGAGGAAGATATGAGATGGGCAAGGGCCTCGGGCGCAACCTGCAGGGAGTTTTGGAGCCAATAGAACTTCAAGGAAAGAAGGATACTTTCGGATTAGGGTTTCAACCTACTGCCAGGGATAAGAAAGAAATGATGAATCGTAAAAAGGCGGAGAAGGAAGGAAGGCAGCTTATCATGAATGTCCCACCATTGTATTGTACTTTTCCTTACCCATCAGAGGTGATCAAATCTGAAGTAGACCCGATCGAGGAAGTGGAGGTTGGGTTCTCTGAGCTATTTGTGGGGGTTATTTCTGAAAGGGAGCCGTTGGAGGAGCCAGGATTTCCAGAGGTGCCTATTGAAGCAATGAAGAACTGGACCC AAATTCAAGACGAGAGCGATAACGAGGAAGAATCTGAATCTTTATTAAAGGattttgaacaatatgaggagaaatccaaaccGAACTTAGAAGAAACAGAAGCTGTTAATATTGGCACTGAGACTGAAGTTAAGGAGATAAAAGTTAGCATTCATTTGAATAAGAAACAGAGAAAAGAGATGATTGAGTTCTTGACCATGTTTCAAGATGTATTTGcctggtcctatgatgatatgccTGGAATTTCAACAGATATAGTGGTCCACCGATTACCGACTGATCCAAGTTTTCCACCAGTAAAGCAGAAACCTCGCAAGTTTAAGCCGGACATGAGCCTCAAAATTAAGGAGCAAATCGAGAAACAGCTCAATGCTAGAATTATTATGGTGTCTCATTATCCCATTTGGCTTTCAAACCCTGTACCTGTTCCGAAGAAAAGTGGAGAAGTGCGAGTATGTGTCGATTACAGGGATCTTAACAAGGCCAGCCCGAAAGATGATTTTCCATTGCCGAACattcatattcttttggatAATACCGCAGGGCATGAGATTGAATCATTTGCTGATTGTTTTGCTGGATATCACCAGATCTTAATGGCTGAGGAGGATAGGGAGAAAACTGCTTTTATCACGCCATGGGGGACATTTTGTTACCGAGTAATGCCGTTTGGACTAAAAAATGCAGGCGCTACTTATCAAAGGACTATGACCACCCTTTTTCATGATATGATTCATAAGGAGATGGAGGTTTATGTGGACGATATCATTATCAAATCCGAGAGAACGGAGGATCATTTGATTGACTTGGGGAGGTTATTTGAAAGATTGAGGAAATATGATTTAAAACTAAACCCTGCAAAGTGTGCATTTGGGGCCCCTGCCGGAAAGTTATTGGGATTCATTGTCAGTAAGAAGGGTATTGAGATAGATCCGGCAAAGATTAAGGCCATTCGTGAGATGCCAGTGCCAAGAACGCAAAAAGACGTGAAGAGTTTTTTAGGAAAGATTAATTTTATTGGGAGATTCATTGCCCAATTGACCCATACGTGTGAGCCTTTGTTCaaattattaaagaaaaatgtgTCCTTGCAATGGAATGAGGAATGCCAGCaagcgtttgataaaattaaagatTACCTGTTGCACCCCCCGGTTTTAGTGCCACCCAAACCCGGGCGACCTTTGATCATGTATCTATCGGTGTTGGACGAAGCTATGGGGTGTGTATTGGGACAACATGACGAATCGGGGAAGAGGGAGCAAGCTATCTATTACCTTAGTAAGAAGTTCACTGCGTATGAGGCCAACTATTCTTTTCTTGAGAGGAGTTGCTGTGCTCTAGCTTGGGCCGTCCAAAAGTTGAGACATTACTTGCTCAGTCATACTACTTACCTTATTTCCCGCTCCGaccctttgaaatatttgttggGAAAGCCTATGCCGACGGGACGTATGGCGAAATGGCAGATGATTCTTTCGGAATTTGACATTATTTTCACTACTCAAAAGGCCATCAAAGGCCAGGCTGTGGCCGACCATTTAGCTGAAAATCCGCTGAAAGATGACTATCAACCACTTCACACTTATTTTCCGGATGAGGAGGCCTTGTTCGTGGGTATAGCAGAAGATATGAATGATCAATGCCCGGAGTGGAGGTTGTTCTTTGACGGTGCATCAAATTCCTTCGGGGCCGGTATTGGAGCTGTTCTAGTATCGCCTGAAGGAAAACATTACCCTGGTTCGGCCAAACTCCGATTTTCCTGTACTAACAatatggctgaatatgaagcttgcatttttgggttaaaaatggCATTAGAAATGGAGATTAAGGATTTACTAGtattcagtgattcagatttgcttgTACATCAGACTCTTAAGGAGTGGATTACTCGGGATTCAAAGATCTTGCCCTATCATTGCAACTTACTGGAGTTAGCCAATAAATTTAGGAGTTTGGAGTTTCGGCATATTCCCCGTGTCAGAAATGTCTTCGCCGATGCATTGGCCACTTTATCTTCAATGATCCAACATCCGGATGAGTTAATAATTGAACCCATCCAGATTCATCTACAAGGGAAACCTGCTCACTGCCTAGTTGTGAAAAAGTCTTCCGATGGCCGTCCCTGGTACAATGATATCaaggaatttctcaaaacaGGATCCTACCCATCTGGGGCTGATATGACTGCCAAAAGTTTCTTGCGTAGATTATCATCTAAATTCTTCTTGAATGGAGAAGTAGTATACAGAAGAACGTCGGATTTGGGCCTTCTGAGGTGTGTTGACGAAGATGAGGCGGAATACCTGATGAAGGAAGTACATAGTGGAGTGTGTGGATCACATATGAATGGCCATTTATTAGCAAAGAAGATCATGAGGACTGGATATTtttggcttactatggagcatgattgtatagttTTTGTTAGGAAATGCATCAAGTGTCAATTGCATGGAGATGTTATGCACACTCCCCCTACAGAATTACACAGTATGACTGCTCCTTGGCCATGTTCGATGTGGGGTATGGATGTGATCGGAGCCATTGACCCTCCCGCTTCAAATGGGCATCAGTTTATTCTGGTGGCAATTGAATACTTTACTAAGTGGGTCGAAGCTGAGTCTTATAAACATGTGACTAAGAAGGTGGTAACAGACTTTCTAAGAAAGAATATCATTTGTCGTTTCGGAGTGCCGGAGACATTAATCACTGATAATGCCAAAAATCTcaacaatgacatggtggatGGTTTGTGCGCACAGTTCAAAATCAAGCATCGAAACTCCTCTATTTATAGGCCACAAATGAATGGAGCAGTAGAGGCTGCGAATAAGAACTTGAAGAAAATAATCCGTAAGATGATTGAGAGACACcgtgattggcatgaaaagctCCCTTATGCATTAATGGCATATAGAACTGTTATTCGGACTTCTACTGGGACGACTCCCTACaatctcatgtatggaatggaagcagtTTTACCAGCCGAAGTCGAAATCCCTTCTTTGCGTATTTTAATGGAGGCCAAACTGGAGGAGGCTGAATGGATTCAACAACGTCATGAGCAGTTGTCTTTAATCGATGAGAAAAGGTTAAATGCCATTTGTCATGGTCAATGCTATCAAAAAAGGGTAGCCCGTGCTTACAATAAGAGGGTCAGACCACGGGTGTTCACAGAAGGAGATAAAGTGTTGAAACACATTTTGCCAACACAAGAGGAAGCTAAGGGGAAATTTGCACCAAATTGGCAAGGCCCTTTTATTATCCAGAAAGTTTTGCCCGGAGGAGCGCTCATTCTTGCAGAAATGGATGGGCAAGTGTTCCCTCAACCAATCAATTCagatatgtgtaagaaattctttataTGA